The Bernardetia litoralis DSM 6794 genome includes a window with the following:
- the tgt gene encoding tRNA guanosine(34) transglycosylase Tgt, with protein MKFELHTTDKNSSARAGTITTAHGQIQTPIFMPVGTLGTVKGVPPEALKDQVKAQIILGNTYHLYLRPNTEVLEAAGGLHKFMTWDRPILTDSGGYQVYSLGQMRKIKEEGVIFKSHIDGSKLNFTPEYVMDIQRTIGADIMMAFDECPPYPSDYDYAKKSMEMTHRWLKRCINRFDSTEGKYGYEQTLFPIVQGSTYKDLRRASAEFVAEQNREGNAIGGLSVGEPAEKMYEFTELVCDILPKDKPRYLMGVGTPANILEGIALGVDMFDCVMPTRNARNGMLFTTKGIINIKNKKWEKDFSVLDDGLDCHVSNTYSKSYLRHLNKANEILGAYIASTHNLAFYLHLVGEARKHILAGDFASWKKEQVEVLMQRL; from the coding sequence ATGAAATTCGAACTCCATACCACCGACAAAAATAGTTCTGCACGAGCAGGAACAATCACAACAGCACACGGACAAATCCAAACGCCTATTTTTATGCCTGTCGGAACGCTAGGAACTGTAAAAGGTGTTCCACCAGAAGCATTAAAAGACCAAGTAAAAGCACAGATTATTTTAGGAAACACCTATCATTTGTATTTACGTCCAAATACCGAAGTTTTGGAAGCAGCAGGTGGGTTGCATAAATTTATGACCTGGGACAGACCTATTTTAACAGATAGTGGTGGTTATCAAGTTTATTCTTTAGGGCAAATGCGTAAAATAAAAGAAGAAGGTGTAATTTTCAAATCACATATAGACGGCTCAAAACTCAACTTTACACCCGAATATGTAATGGATATTCAGCGCACTATTGGGGCAGATATTATGATGGCTTTTGATGAATGTCCTCCTTATCCTTCTGACTATGATTATGCCAAAAAGTCAATGGAAATGACACATCGTTGGCTAAAACGTTGTATCAATCGCTTTGATTCTACAGAAGGAAAATATGGCTATGAACAAACACTTTTCCCTATTGTACAAGGAAGTACTTACAAAGATTTACGCAGAGCTTCTGCCGAATTTGTAGCCGAACAAAATCGTGAAGGAAATGCAATCGGTGGGCTTTCAGTAGGTGAGCCAGCCGAAAAAATGTATGAATTTACGGAGCTTGTTTGTGATATTTTGCCAAAAGACAAACCTCGTTATTTGATGGGTGTCGGAACACCAGCTAATATTTTGGAAGGAATTGCGCTTGGTGTAGATATGTTTGATTGTGTGATGCCTACCCGAAACGCACGTAATGGAATGCTTTTTACTACAAAGGGAATTATCAATATTAAGAACAAAAAATGGGAAAAGGATTTTAGTGTTTTGGATGACGGTTTGGATTGTCATGTTAGTAATACTTATTCAAAATCCTATTTGAGACATTTGAATAAAGCTAATGAGATTTTGGGAGCTTATATTGCTTCTACTCACAATTTAGCTTTTTATCTTCATTTAGTAGGAGAAGCTAGAAAACATATTTTGGCTGGCGATTTTGCTAGTTGGAAAAAAGAACAGGTGGAAGTTTTGATGCAGAGATTATAG
- a CDS encoding energy transducer TonB: MLGLILIGGLLAISIGLIFLFKGVLDNNGKKILAGEIKQPEVGILRKFYDVDANYYSGLFFSIGLVISVAMMLVAFTWKFQDTEDLAEYVAPVAETEEIIDVPLTNIPPPPPPRVQVVTPEEIIEVENDIELDENIEIKIEDVEIEIDNIVTDVTAIEAPRQEEAVEQVFTIVEQSAVYPGGMDAFYKYVGKELKYPKQAKRMGIQGRVFVQFVVDKTGKLTDVKTVKGIGGGCDEEAERVLRESVRWAPAKQRGKTVKVRMNIPIVFKLDN, translated from the coding sequence ATGTTAGGTTTAATACTCATAGGAGGATTACTTGCCATTTCTATTGGCTTAATCTTTCTCTTCAAAGGCGTTTTAGATAATAACGGCAAAAAAATATTAGCAGGCGAAATAAAGCAGCCTGAAGTTGGTATCCTTCGTAAATTTTACGACGTAGATGCAAATTATTACTCAGGACTTTTCTTTAGTATTGGTCTTGTAATAAGTGTAGCTATGATGCTTGTGGCTTTTACTTGGAAATTTCAAGATACAGAAGATTTGGCTGAATATGTAGCTCCTGTTGCAGAAACAGAAGAAATCATCGATGTTCCTCTTACAAATATTCCACCACCACCACCACCAAGAGTACAAGTAGTAACTCCAGAAGAGATTATAGAGGTAGAAAATGATATTGAATTAGATGAAAACATTGAAATCAAAATTGAAGATGTAGAAATCGAAATTGATAATATCGTAACTGATGTAACAGCTATTGAAGCTCCTCGCCAAGAAGAAGCAGTAGAACAAGTTTTTACTATTGTTGAGCAAAGTGCAGTTTATCCAGGTGGAATGGATGCTTTCTACAAATATGTAGGTAAAGAATTAAAATATCCAAAACAAGCAAAAAGAATGGGTATTCAAGGAAGAGTATTTGTTCAGTTTGTTGTAGATAAAACAGGTAAACTTACAGATGTAAAAACTGTAAAAGGTATCGGTGGAGGCTGTGATGAAGAAGCCGAACGTGTACTTAGAGAATCTGTTAGATGGGCGCCAGCCAAACAACGTGGTAAAACTGTAAAAGTTCGTATGAATATTCCTATTGTTTTCAAGTTAGATAATTAA
- a CDS encoding energy transducer TonB — MKLDLLVKNNFESQSEKTACLQVVITDERTEKLEPVRIEYVEEIFVDSVEDIIQAPREEELPDCGFPNSIFYFLEAEPKEGIQSFYDYINKNLTYPINAKRKGIEGKVIVSFVINKKGEITDVEVKNDIGGGCKEEAERVIKNSPKWNPARQRGKTVKTRKMIPIVFKLDN; from the coding sequence ATGAAATTAGATTTATTAGTTAAAAATAATTTTGAAAGCCAAAGTGAAAAAACAGCTTGCTTACAGGTTGTTATAACAGATGAGAGAACAGAGAAATTAGAACCTGTAAGAATAGAATATGTTGAAGAAATTTTTGTAGATAGTGTGGAAGATATAATTCAAGCTCCTCGTGAAGAAGAATTACCAGATTGTGGTTTTCCTAATTCCATATTTTATTTTCTTGAAGCTGAACCAAAAGAAGGAATACAGTCTTTTTATGATTACATCAATAAAAATTTAACTTATCCCATAAATGCAAAAAGAAAAGGCATAGAAGGAAAAGTAATAGTAAGTTTTGTAATAAATAAAAAAGGTGAAATTACAGATGTAGAAGTAAAAAATGATATTGGTGGAGGTTGTAAAGAAGAAGCCGAACGAGTAATCAAAAATTCTCCCAAATGGAATCCTGCTCGGCAGCGTGGGAAAACAGTAAAGACAAGAAAAATGATTCCTATTGTTTTTAAATTGGATAATTAA
- a CDS encoding universal stress protein has product MEHILVPINFTPATEISLAHAVGIAQTSHKVIIMCYFVTSTVPLGANAVLHKREIKEKYKKAYMEMRVLLSQYENHTYNGTGQPVMIEPLVMEGHPDDATEKIMQDNSIAMIVLSHKDSNEIKDLFLNNKVVKEANCPILTIPKDATYKPLEYVVYAANFDGNDAKRIRDLIELTSDFDAKLDCLHVCTDGKKLREENEKMQELQAEFDVVLFSKLSFKVIRDSKSIINGLENYLSNHQPDMLVMLKTEQSFFKKLFGNKESVRKMALDNGMPIMIYREPK; this is encoded by the coding sequence ATGGAGCATATTCTCGTTCCCATCAATTTTACTCCTGCAACTGAAATTTCCTTAGCTCATGCCGTAGGAATTGCCCAAACTTCTCATAAAGTAATTATTATGTGTTATTTTGTTACTTCTACTGTGCCATTAGGAGCAAATGCAGTATTACACAAAAGAGAAATTAAAGAAAAATACAAAAAAGCATACATGGAAATGCGTGTTTTGCTCTCTCAATATGAAAATCATACTTACAATGGAACTGGACAGCCTGTGATGATTGAGCCTTTGGTCATGGAAGGACACCCAGATGATGCAACAGAAAAAATTATGCAAGATAATTCTATCGCCATGATAGTATTATCACATAAAGATAGCAATGAAATAAAAGATTTATTTTTGAATAATAAAGTGGTCAAAGAAGCAAATTGTCCTATTTTGACTATTCCAAAAGATGCTACTTACAAACCATTAGAATATGTAGTCTATGCAGCAAACTTTGATGGAAATGATGCAAAAAGAATTCGTGATTTAATAGAACTAACCAGTGATTTTGATGCAAAGTTAGATTGTTTGCATGTTTGTACAGATGGAAAAAAATTGCGAGAAGAAAACGAAAAAATGCAAGAACTTCAAGCTGAGTTTGATGTTGTTTTGTTTAGCAAACTCAGTTTTAAAGTAATTCGTGATTCAAAAAGTATAATAAATGGACTAGAAAACTATCTTTCCAATCACCAACCCGATATGCTTGTGATGCTAAAAACAGAACAAAGTTTTTTCAAAAAACTATTTGGGAATAAAGAAAGTGTCCGAAAAATGGCTCTTGATAATGGAATGCCAATCATGATTTATAGAGAACCTAAATAA
- a CDS encoding carbon-nitrogen hydrolase family protein — protein sequence MKISIAQIKLIKGNISTNIKKHLELIELAISHNAKAIFFPELSLTGYEPTLAQYLAFMEENQQLAIFQEISDTHKINIGVGVPKNEKIDNYKARIKISMAIFQPNQSKKFYSKQQLHDDELPYFEKGNKQLILNINTLKLAPAICYESLQNNHAHTASTLGANIYIASVAKSENGFTKAISHYSKIAKIYSMPVLMANSIGFCDNFLSVGKSSVWTKDGVLVKQLNDKNEGILIFDTKNENIILDYL from the coding sequence ATGAAAATAAGCATTGCACAAATAAAGCTTATCAAAGGAAATATTTCAACCAATATCAAAAAACATCTAGAATTGATAGAACTTGCAATTTCACACAATGCAAAAGCTATTTTCTTTCCAGAGCTTTCTCTAACAGGCTATGAACCTACACTTGCACAATATTTAGCATTCATGGAAGAAAATCAACAATTAGCTATTTTTCAAGAAATTAGTGATACTCATAAAATAAATATTGGAGTGGGAGTACCCAAAAATGAAAAAATAGACAATTATAAAGCAAGAATAAAGATAAGCATGGCTATTTTCCAGCCTAATCAATCAAAAAAATTCTATTCAAAACAACAACTTCATGACGATGAATTACCTTATTTTGAAAAAGGCAATAAACAATTAATTTTGAATATTAATACTCTAAAATTAGCTCCTGCTATCTGCTATGAAAGTTTGCAAAATAATCATGCACACACTGCTTCTACATTAGGTGCAAATATATATATAGCAAGTGTTGCAAAATCAGAAAATGGATTTACTAAAGCAATAAGTCATTATTCCAAAATTGCAAAAATATACTCAATGCCTGTTTTGATGGCTAATAGTATTGGTTTTTGTGATAATTTTTTGAGTGTCGGAAAAAGTTCTGTTTGGACAAAAGATGGAGTTTTGGTCAAACAACTGAATGACAAAAATGAAGGAATATTAATTTTTGATACAAAAAATGAAAATATTATTTTAGACTATCTATAA
- the meaB gene encoding methylmalonyl Co-A mutase-associated GTPase MeaB — MVKNRRSRLEPQEYIDGILAHNPFILSRAITLIESQLESDNELATQIIDKLMPYTGNSIRVGVTGVPGVGKSTFIETFGLFLTELNNQNKKVAVLAIDPSSQRSGGSILGDKTRMEKLSNHKNAYIRPSPARSSLGGVSQKTRETMLLCEAAGFDIILIETVGVGQSETIVKGMVDFFLLLMLAGAGDELQGIKRGIMEMADMLVITKADGENKRAATRAKSQYKHALHLFPPNEAKWTVPVEICSALKNEGVGNIWKNIENFVNQTFSNGFFKNNRSQQNKEWLHQTIEEHLKRDFYKNNSIKNKLLDLEKQVANGNRNAVEVAKELLENYYQEK, encoded by the coding sequence ATGGTAAAAAATAGACGTTCCCGTTTAGAACCTCAAGAATACATCGACGGAATTTTGGCTCACAATCCTTTTATTTTGAGTAGAGCTATTACGCTGATAGAAAGTCAGTTGGAAAGTGATAATGAGCTTGCTACCCAAATTATCGATAAACTGATGCCTTACACAGGAAACTCTATTCGTGTAGGAGTTACAGGCGTTCCAGGGGTTGGAAAGAGTACATTTATTGAAACTTTTGGCTTGTTTTTGACTGAATTAAATAATCAAAATAAAAAAGTAGCTGTTCTTGCCATTGACCCAAGTAGTCAGCGTTCAGGAGGAAGTATTTTGGGAGATAAAACCAGAATGGAAAAACTTTCAAATCATAAAAACGCTTATATCCGTCCTTCGCCAGCTCGCAGTTCTTTGGGTGGTGTAAGCCAAAAAACTAGGGAAACAATGCTTTTGTGTGAGGCAGCAGGTTTTGATATAATTTTGATAGAAACTGTTGGAGTTGGACAATCTGAAACGATTGTAAAAGGAATGGTTGATTTTTTTCTGTTATTAATGTTGGCTGGTGCTGGCGATGAATTGCAGGGAATAAAACGTGGAATTATGGAAATGGCTGATATGCTTGTCATTACAAAAGCTGATGGAGAAAACAAAAGAGCAGCCACAAGAGCCAAATCACAATACAAACATGCGTTACATCTTTTTCCACCAAATGAAGCAAAATGGACAGTTCCAGTAGAAATTTGTTCTGCTTTAAAAAATGAAGGTGTAGGGAATATTTGGAAAAATATTGAAAACTTTGTAAATCAAACTTTTTCTAATGGATTTTTCAAAAATAATCGTAGTCAGCAAAACAAAGAATGGCTGCATCAAACTATTGAAGAGCATTTGAAAAGAGATTTTTATAAAAATAACTCTATCAAAAATAAATTATTGGATTTAGAAAAACAAGTAGCAAATGGAAATAGAAATGCTGTAGAGGTAGCGAAGGAGCTTTTAGAAAATTATTATCAAGAAAAATGA
- a CDS encoding CHASE2 domain-containing protein: MRFLRKIFNIATLTGTITIFAFMFLLQVVAVNFDFLNIFEQTINNFKISDVYFSQIRDNENVKGDTNIVIVNIGYLPRAALGAQLEVISRYKPKVIGLDALLEGARQPEQDSTLEAFLQIASDRCPIVFASKLEKPNLEKKSFDSLGLPYKPFQKYIETGYVNVVTDEDTKFETARIVSPKEKVKDSIEYSFATKLVQLSYPNKATILLERNNEVENIYYRGNHQKFMVLNPMDVLEENFDPSVFKDKIVIMGYMGEDYLIENGVDDRYYTPMNKRSVGRAARDMYGIMIHANMLSMIMHENYIDVIPSFLAIIISVLMAFANVVLFTYIYFHRKLGTWYDVITKGVQLVEVIIFVFIFIWTLAGYNLMLEATLGVLAVILSGDVLEVFLALLANIYPKSTRAYE, from the coding sequence ATGCGTTTTTTACGAAAAATATTTAATATTGCAACACTTACAGGAACAATAACCATTTTTGCTTTTATGTTTTTGTTACAGGTGGTTGCTGTAAATTTTGATTTTCTCAATATTTTCGAACAAACCATCAATAATTTCAAAATTTCTGATGTTTATTTTTCTCAAATCCGAGATAATGAAAATGTAAAAGGAGATACAAATATAGTTATTGTAAATATAGGATATTTGCCTAGAGCTGCTTTGGGGGCGCAATTAGAAGTTATTTCAAGATACAAACCCAAAGTAATTGGTTTAGATGCGCTTTTAGAAGGAGCTAGACAGCCTGAACAAGACTCTACTTTAGAGGCTTTTTTACAGATTGCAAGTGATAGATGTCCGATTGTTTTTGCTTCAAAATTGGAAAAACCAAACTTAGAAAAAAAGAGTTTTGATAGTTTAGGATTGCCCTATAAACCTTTCCAAAAATATATTGAAACAGGCTATGTAAATGTAGTTACTGATGAAGATACAAAATTTGAAACTGCTCGGATTGTTTCTCCCAAAGAAAAAGTAAAAGATTCAATAGAGTATAGTTTTGCGACAAAGTTAGTACAACTTTCGTATCCTAATAAAGCAACAATACTTTTGGAGCGAAATAATGAAGTAGAAAATATTTATTATCGTGGTAATCATCAAAAATTTATGGTTCTTAATCCTATGGATGTTTTGGAAGAGAATTTTGATCCTTCTGTATTTAAGGATAAAATTGTTATCATGGGATACATGGGAGAAGATTACCTAATTGAAAATGGCGTAGATGATAGGTATTATACGCCAATGAATAAACGATCTGTTGGAAGGGCTGCAAGAGATATGTATGGAATTATGATTCATGCAAATATGCTTTCGATGATTATGCACGAAAATTATATTGATGTAATTCCTTCTTTTTTGGCTATTATTATTTCTGTGCTGATGGCTTTTGCAAACGTTGTATTATTTACTTATATCTATTTTCATAGAAAGTTAGGCACTTGGTATGACGTTATCACAAAAGGAGTGCAGCTTGTAGAAGTAATTATTTTTGTATTTATTTTTATTTGGACACTTGCAGGTTATAATCTCATGTTGGAGGCTACTTTAGGAGTTTTAGCTGTTATTTTGTCTGGAGATGTACTAGAAGTATTTTTGGCTTTGTTGGCTAATATATATCCTAAATCTACTCGTGCCTATGAATAA
- a CDS encoding protease with the C-terminal PDZ domain, with protein MKILSFSSKFVFFLFVFSFSLNSIFAQQNNEIEKSDKTAILYSYQLDLTKSKDDKVPVELLLKDLATFKASSETLKGDSISFFMPKIVPGTYHIYDFGRFLSDFKVLDKEGNEIGFTHPNENEWRFPAKNVYKITYLVDDTFDSKEENKVFEPGGTDIEDEVFVINTHGFFGYLEGLKRQPFEINVLKPSKFYGSTPLVAAKSDEEKDTYLVSDYHLLADSPMLYCIPDTVTFEVGGAEILVSVFHEKGTVKVNEVAKEVQKSLEAQKNYLGGTLPIKKYAFLIYIFDGFSNSGSYGALEHSYSSLYFLPNIGASRLANTVVEIAAHEFFHILTPLSIHSEQIHYFDFINPKMSKHLWLYEGVTEYFANHVLLQQGLISLDEFLDAMRGKVSEANNYSDVPFTEMSLGCLDEYADEYGNVYEKGALIGWMLDIRLRELSEGKYGLMNLMQDLSKKYGTEQPFEDDKLFDVITEMTYPEIRTFFVDYVEGSKELPYINYLKTIGINTTGEGTEEVFNFGNIGLAVDPETKEVSVFSMEGANEFGKIFKEGDILLEINGKKTDAANFLDLISEASYNENDEMKILVNRKKGKKNKLKKTLLKSKPVFVEQEQDFGFEEIQDKNKKQIKLLKAWEKWDIK; from the coding sequence ATGAAGATTCTTTCATTTAGTTCTAAATTTGTCTTTTTTCTTTTTGTATTTAGTTTTTCTCTTAATTCTATTTTTGCACAACAAAATAATGAAATTGAAAAATCTGACAAAACAGCTATTTTGTATTCCTATCAACTTGACCTTACAAAATCAAAAGATGATAAAGTTCCTGTTGAACTTCTTTTAAAAGACTTGGCTACATTCAAAGCCTCTTCAGAAACTTTGAAAGGCGATTCTATTTCTTTTTTTATGCCCAAAATTGTCCCTGGAACATATCATATTTATGATTTTGGACGCTTTTTGAGTGATTTTAAAGTGTTAGATAAAGAAGGAAACGAAATTGGTTTTACTCATCCAAACGAAAATGAGTGGCGTTTTCCTGCTAAAAATGTCTATAAAATTACTTATTTGGTAGATGATACTTTTGATTCAAAAGAAGAAAATAAAGTCTTCGAACCGGGAGGAACTGATATTGAAGACGAGGTTTTTGTAATCAATACACACGGATTTTTTGGTTATTTGGAAGGTTTGAAACGTCAGCCTTTCGAAATTAATGTTCTCAAACCTTCAAAATTTTATGGTTCTACGCCTTTAGTTGCTGCAAAATCTGATGAAGAAAAAGATACTTATTTAGTTTCTGATTATCATCTTTTGGCAGATTCTCCAATGCTTTATTGCATTCCTGATACAGTTACTTTTGAAGTGGGTGGAGCTGAAATTTTGGTTTCTGTTTTTCACGAAAAAGGAACAGTAAAAGTGAACGAGGTAGCGAAAGAAGTTCAGAAATCATTAGAAGCTCAAAAAAATTATTTAGGTGGAACTTTGCCTATCAAAAAATATGCTTTCTTGATTTATATCTTTGATGGTTTTAGCAACTCGGGTTCGTATGGAGCTTTAGAACATTCGTACTCTTCGCTTTATTTTTTACCAAATATAGGAGCTTCTCGCCTTGCAAATACAGTTGTAGAAATTGCTGCTCATGAGTTTTTTCATATCTTGACTCCTCTTTCTATTCATTCGGAACAAATTCATTATTTTGATTTCATTAATCCTAAAATGTCCAAACATTTGTGGCTTTATGAAGGCGTAACTGAATATTTTGCAAATCATGTTTTGTTACAACAAGGTTTGATTTCTTTAGATGAATTTTTAGATGCAATGCGTGGAAAAGTAAGCGAGGCTAATAATTATTCTGATGTTCCTTTTACAGAAATGAGTTTGGGTTGCTTGGATGAATATGCTGACGAATACGGAAATGTTTATGAAAAAGGTGCTTTAATTGGTTGGATGTTGGATATTCGTTTGAGAGAATTATCTGAAGGAAAATATGGTTTGATGAACTTAATGCAAGATTTATCAAAAAAATATGGAACAGAACAACCTTTTGAAGATGACAAACTTTTTGATGTAATTACTGAAATGACCTATCCAGAAATTCGCACTTTTTTTGTTGATTATGTAGAAGGAAGCAAAGAATTACCTTATATAAATTATCTCAAAACTATCGGAATAAATACAACTGGTGAAGGAACAGAAGAAGTATTTAATTTTGGGAATATTGGTTTGGCTGTTGATCCAGAAACAAAAGAAGTTAGTGTTTTTAGTATGGAAGGCGCAAATGAGTTTGGTAAAATATTTAAAGAGGGCGATATTCTTTTAGAAATAAATGGCAAAAAAACAGATGCTGCTAATTTCTTAGATTTGATTTCAGAAGCGAGTTATAATGAAAATGACGAAATGAAAATCCTTGTAAACAGAAAAAAAGGTAAGAAGAATAAATTGAAAAAAACACTTTTAAAATCTAAACCTGTATTTGTAGAACAAGAACAAGATTTTGGTTTTGAAGAAATTCAAGATAAAAATAAAAAACAAATCAAACTCTTGAAAGCTTGGGAAAAGTGGGACATCAAATAA
- a CDS encoding DUF2809 domain-containing protein: protein MIRNRKNYFLLIIITILIGLISRTDFISNFITDYFGDYLYAILFFLIFGFLFIKTKSYKLLIISLIFCYGIEFLQLYQADWINFIRNYKISRLILGNHFQWNDIISYTFGAMTAYILEILFYSFSTD from the coding sequence ATGATTAGAAACCGAAAAAACTATTTCCTATTAATAATTATTACCATTCTAATTGGATTGATTTCAAGAACTGATTTTATTTCTAATTTTATAACTGATTATTTTGGTGATTATCTTTATGCTATCTTATTTTTCTTGATTTTTGGTTTTCTTTTTATCAAAACAAAATCCTATAAACTACTGATTATTAGTTTAATTTTTTGTTATGGAATTGAATTTCTACAACTCTACCAAGCTGATTGGATCAATTTTATTAGAAATTATAAAATCAGTAGATTAATTTTAGGAAATCATTTTCAATGGAATGACATAATTAGTTATACCTTCGGAGCAATGACAGCCTATATTTTAGAAATTCTATTTTATTCTTTTTCAACAGACTAA
- a CDS encoding PaaI family thioesterase, whose amino-acid sequence MSIKITPIEQINKSQENTMVSFLGIEITEVTENTLSGKMPVDERHIQIMGVLNGGGSVVLAESLGSIAANMSVDTEKYACMGLEINANHIRPVPKGKWVYGTATALHVGKKTHIWEIKMTNEEGKLTCISRITIAVVERFH is encoded by the coding sequence ATGAGCATCAAAATAACGCCAATAGAACAAATCAATAAATCACAAGAAAATACAATGGTTAGTTTTTTGGGAATTGAAATAACAGAAGTAACAGAAAATACATTGAGTGGTAAAATGCCTGTCGATGAGCGACATATACAAATTATGGGTGTTCTCAATGGTGGTGGCTCGGTTGTTCTTGCTGAGAGTTTGGGCAGTATTGCAGCAAATATGAGTGTCGATACAGAAAAATATGCGTGTATGGGATTGGAAATAAATGCAAATCATATACGCCCTGTACCAAAAGGAAAATGGGTGTATGGAACTGCAACGGCTCTTCATGTAGGCAAAAAAACGCATATTTGGGAAATCAAAATGACAAATGAAGAAGGAAAGCTAACTTGTATCAGCAGAATTACGATAGCAGTTGTTGAGCGTTTTCATTAA